The genomic window AGCCCAATATCTTGGGCCATATGGGCCCATACACAGAGAATGACATTTGAGGCACTAAAAATTAAGACCAATTCTCATTATTATGGCATTGAATGActaagaaccaaaaaaaagtgttgATATTTGAATTCATCAAGAAAATGAACACAAAACATTAGTGGAACCAAAAAACTAGGAACTTACACATTCATTACATATTATCTCTATCTAATTAAGTTAATCAAAATCGCTCTCACTTGATTATGACCTAATACAGAGAAACACTTAGGCGTAAACAGAGCTACAAGAGAGAGCCATGAGAAGCACAGCAGCTCTTTCTTCCTCACCGAGTTTTCTCCATaacctcttcttctcaacCGCTGATCTCTTCATCACCGGTactttaaaccctaaatccaaaaacttaCTCACTCCTTTGTTActgctactactactactacgcTTGTTATTGCAAATTTTCGGATCATCATCGATGTCGATCTTGCCATCATCAACtatgttgattttgtatttcttgGCGTTTCGATGGTCGAGGTTTAGATCATTATTGCAATTGctttttctgttcttcttcttctcctctgatCTCATACCAAGTGCTGcttgtctcttcttcctaCTCTTGATCCCACAAGCATTGCACAATGACTACATAGCAAAAgacaaaccaaagaaataagaaaaatttgaacttcAGAGCAATATGAGATCAGATCTTTCCGGTCACTAAATTGATTCATCAcctaaataaatttgaaaaacgaTAAAACCTAAAATAGGATCATGCATAATATAGATGCTATTTCGCGATCCATTGATTAGATCTACTAGATCGGAATCTAACAACAACCCAATAGACTATAAGAAGATTGAAATGAAAGGGTTAGTTAAAAATCTCACCTTTGGTCCGGCAGGACCACCACGCCAAAGAGGAGTTCGGATAGTTCCGCAATCAACGCAAGTCCTTTTGGTATCACCAGAACTACTACCACCGCCACTTCCGCTGCTACTGCAGTTCTCGTTATCAACATCTGATAACTCTCCGGCAGAGTCGAGTTTTGTTTTCGTATCTTCTGATCCCTCagacatctttttttttttaagagatcGGAGCAGAGCAAGTTTTGATGATAaggaagagggagagagagagagacggcGGTTAGTAGCAACAGAATTAAACAAACGGAGAGGAATTTTATAATTGAGGAGGAAGGCGGGGGCGGAAACCCTAGTATTTCGGGTTATTTGAATTGACTAAAATACCCTCGAGCGGGagcttttattaattttgtgcCACCCGCCCAAAAACTTATAACTAAAATCTGAAacaatgttttgattttttgttttttaaaactagCCGCTTTCAAATTTTGCGGCTAGGGTTTGTTATTGGTCGCTGTCCTGACAATAATCTGTTttcacgtttttttttttttcagtttttggttttattttatttctaatgtcaaaatttataataaactaataaagttTTACGTCGGTTTTATTTACAATCAATGCaacaaatgaattttttaaaaacttatgaaTGATGACTggattattaataaaaaaacaaaaaaataatggcAAAATTCTGTAAGATAAATATCCATTGGGCTCAATTTGATAGTCCAGGCCCATGAGCATGATAACGCAGTACAGTTTTTTAGTTGAgctacagaagaagaaattacaGTACAGATGCACCTACCCACAAAGAAAACCCGGTGGTTCGAACCGTTAAGTTGTCACCGTAGGATTAAGTATGGCATAGGATACGTGGATGACAAATCATGCGGCCTCAACCACAAAGTTTTGAGGTTTGTTCAATCTTGGTCTTACGAAGATGTTCGGTGTGAACTCTAAACATTGGAGTGAGGATggatattttcaaaaaagtgAATTTCAAAGAATCTTCAAACATAACTTCTTCCCCACTTATGTTTCAAGTTTAGTGCAAATCCAAAATTAGTTTGTATTCTCATGTCTTGTATGAATTATTAACTAAGgcatatttgattttattccAAACAGTTTATATATGATGGAATTGAAAAGTGATCAGCCTCCGTTTAATTTTTCAATGATCATTTCTGTTAGTAATAGAGGAACTAGAGGAATTGTTAATCAGTGTGTTCTTTTaacatgaaaaagaagatagtTTCTCTTTGACATATTCATGCAGTAATTCATCATATCACAACAGAAAGATGATTTGAGACCTGACCACCAATGACCAAACATATTTATCATCAAGACAAAGAGTGAGATTATGAGTTTCCTTCGTATGCATCAGAGCATTTTTTTGGGTGAGTTCTGGAGCTTCACTCTGCAACATATGTAAGACTTCACCAATAAGATGAGATAATTTCAATATTTGAAATTCTTTGTGTATCAATGTAACTCGTACTTGAGCATTGATATGACCCTTTGCCAAGCAGATTATtaaggaagaaagaaattaaCCTCGCAGTTGTAGGACTAAATTAACCTCAAAGTTCTACAAAGACAAGGTTTTCTTCCTTGGATGCCAAGTTAGGACCACAAAGCTCCTCAAACAACCACATTGCAGAAACCATCAGCAAAAAACAAGACCGATTATAAAGTTAAAAGATTGGGCTTAATTCCATAGACAAGCCCTTTACCATAATATAGGAAATTAGTacaaaatacaacaaaattggaaaattGGAACTGGAAAGAGCTTTTGAAGGTCGCCGCATAAAAAAGTAACGTAACTTATTTGACTATATAactctaaattaaaaaaccctATTTTCTATgaagtcaaaaaaaaaaaacctattttCTACATCATCGAAACCTTGCTGAGACAATGACGAAGATATCCAATATTCCAATGGATTTGTTGGAGGAGATAAAGACGTAAAGACCTAATAAAGACTTGTTTTTTGGgttctataaaatataaccTTTGTTATTTAGTGTTCGAGGTAAACAAGACTAAAGTCCTTCAATGCTCATGTAAAATAGAATCTGGCCAAAGAATTATTGTTTCCTTAATTTTTACACTATAGTGGTTTAATTATACTAATTAGCCCATTAGGGAGTAAAAAGAAttattgtttccttttcttttttcacggAAATAACTTTTGAAAGTTGGCATATAAAGTTGTTACCTAACTTATTTCTTGTCGATTAAAAAGATTAGGAAAGCGTGAgagtaaaaccctaaatttctaTTACATTGATCATCCTTGAGTGctgaaacaatgacaaagatGTCCAAACTTCCGAATGATTTGTTGGAGGAGATACTCTCTAGAAGTCCACTGTATTCTATGAGAGCAATACGATTGACTTGCAAAAAGTGGAACACTTTagccaaagaagaaagctttacAAAGAAGCAACTCGTTCAAACAAAAGCTGCCAAGGAATTTATGGTGATCATGATGATGGAttctaagttttgtttaatgaACATCAATCTcaacaaggaagaagacgTTGAACCATCTATAAAGTGTAATGGTAAAATTATTAACCCAATCGGTATGTGTCGAGTCTATCATTGCGGTGGTTTGGTATGCATCACAAAAAGCTTCAGTAACACTAGAGATGTGGTTTGGAATCCGTATTTGGGGCAAACTCGGTGGATCAAACCTAGAAGCCATcacgcatatatatatgctattGGATACGAGACGAAAAAATCGTGCCGCAgctacaaaattttgagttctgaacacaattatataaatattgatgaTGAACGTGTTGACTACGAAATCTATGAGTTAGACTCTAATTCATGGAGGGCTCTTGATGTCAATTCCAATTGGGCGACAGCCTTTTATAAAATGGATGTCTCTGTGAAAGGAAATTCTTATACGTATACTGATTATAGGGGTGacttcttgatttcttttgattttacaacAGAGAGATTTGGACCGACTCTGCCTCTGCCGTTCCACTCTCGTTGTGGAGATATTGTGGCTCTCTCTAgtgttagagaagagaaacttgcAGTGTTACTTCACCGCTGCAATATATCAAGGATGGAGATATGGATTACTAACAAGATTGAGCCCAACAATGTGTCGTGGGGAAAGTTGTTCTTAACAGTGGACATGAAACCACTCATTATTGATGATGGAATTTTCTTCATtgacgaggagaagaaagtaGTTGTGGTTTTTGATAAGGACAA from Arabidopsis thaliana chromosome 3, partial sequence includes these protein-coding regions:
- the GATA17 gene encoding GATA transcription factor 17 (GATA transcription factor 17 (GATA17); FUNCTIONS IN: sequence-specific DNA binding transcription factor activity; INVOLVED IN: regulation of transcription, DNA-dependent; EXPRESSED IN: 24 plant structures; EXPRESSED DURING: 15 growth stages; CONTAINS InterPro DOMAIN/s: Zinc finger, NHR/GATA-type (InterPro:IPR013088), Zinc finger, GATA-type (InterPro:IPR000679); BEST Arabidopsis thaliana protein match is: GATA type zinc finger transcription factor family protein (TAIR:AT4G16141.1); Has 1542 Blast hits to 1508 proteins in 192 species: Archae - 0; Bacteria - 0; Metazoa - 119; Fungi - 622; Plants - 726; Viruses - 0; Other Eukaryotes - 75 (source: NCBI BLink).), giving the protein MSEGSEDTKTKLDSAGELSDVDNENCSSSGSGGGSSSGDTKRTCVDCGTIRTPLWRGGPAGPKSLCNACGIKSRKKRQAALGMRSEEKKKNRKSNCNNDLNLDHRNAKKYKINIVDDGKIDIDDDPKICNNKRSSSSSSNKGVSKFLDLGFKVPVMKRSAVEKKRLWRKLGEEERAAVLLMALSCSSVYA
- a CDS encoding F-box and associated interaction domains-containing protein (F-box and associated interaction domains-containing protein; CONTAINS InterPro DOMAIN/s: F-box domain, cyclin-like (InterPro:IPR001810), F-box domain, Skp2-like (InterPro:IPR022364), F-box associated domain, type 1 (InterPro:IPR006527), F-box associated interaction domain (InterPro:IPR017451); BEST Arabidopsis thaliana protein match is: F-box and associated interaction domains-containing protein (TAIR:AT3G16740.1); Has 1572 Blast hits to 1512 proteins in 45 species: Archae - 0; Bacteria - 0; Metazoa - 0; Fungi - 0; Plants - 1570; Viruses - 0; Other Eukaryotes - 2 (source: NCBI BLink).) — translated: MTKMSKLPNDLLEEILSRSPLYSMRAIRLTCKKWNTLAKEESFTKKQLVQTKAAKEFMVIMMMDSKFCLMNINLNKEEDVEPSIKCNGKIINPIGMCRVYHCGGLVCITKSFSNTRDVVWNPYLGQTRWIKPRSHHAYIYAIGYETKKSCRSYKILSSEHNYINIDDERVDYEIYELDSNSWRALDVNSNWATAFYKMDVSVKGNSYTYTDYRGDFLISFDFTTERFGPTLPLPFHSRCGDIVALSSVREEKLAVLLHRCNISRMEIWITNKIEPNNVSWGKLFLTVDMKPLIIDDGIFFIDEEKKVVVVFDKDKEMRNRITAYIIGENGYFRKVDLGDSESFPVRCSYVPSSVEIKQLAKGKSN